A stretch of DNA from Edaphobacter lichenicola:
GAGAAGCCAAGTCGGACCCTGTTCTTAAATCACTTCAAGCTTTACGTCGAGATTGTTCCGGGTAGCGTTGGAGTATGGGCAAACCTGATGGGCTTTCTCGACAAGGGCATGTCCGTCGGCAGGGAGCAATCCGGGCAGAGAGATAGAGAGTCCGACTACAAGGCCGAAACCACCCTCAGATCTCGGGCCAATGCCAACAGAAGCCGTCACAGAAGTATCCTGAGGAACCTTCGGTCCCCCTTGCGAGGAAACAGCCTTCATTGC
This window harbors:
- a CDS encoding organic hydroperoxide resistance protein codes for the protein MSVNVLYTTQATAIGGRDGRATTKDGSLDVKLAIPKELGGPGGPGNNPEQLFAAGYAACFLGAMKAVSSQGGPKVPQDTSVTASVGIGPRSEGGFGLVVGLSISLPGLLPADGHALVEKAHQVCPYSNATRNNLDVKLEVI